Genomic segment of Synchiropus splendidus isolate RoL2022-P1 chromosome 4, RoL_Sspl_1.0, whole genome shotgun sequence:
CTAGTAGCTCCCACTATTTTTAGACTCCATCAGGCATACGAGCACCTGCAGGCACAAGTTGACGTGATATGCTCACACAGACGAGAAAAGGAACAACAAAGCACTAATGTGGCTTTTTTTCCTGAGGATGAGAGGCATAACTCGAAGAGGCCACATGCTAACATTATTCACTGCAGATGAAGACGGGACGAAAGATGCGTTGTTATATTGTGAAGCTCACTTTAAAATCAGTGGCAAAATGTTCTGTGCAAGATTAAAACTTTTACTTGATATCTGCTGGAAAAAGTAACATAGAAAATGTAGATATTATGTCTATTTTGAAACATGACAAGATGGATAGAAAAAATTAAGAAGAGATCAAAAATTATGTGCTCTTCAACTGATGCGCATTTATGACCCGTGTGTCCAATAATATTATTAATTTTGAACTGACAATCTTCAGCATtgtcaatgaagaaaaaacatctaaaataaaatgatttaatgcaaTAATTAACTAAACTGAattaaaatattgatgttgTTTTGACATAAAGTGAGTTTTTGGGTACATAAAagttacataaaaataaaatatggttAGTAACTCAGGACTTTACGGCTGTGGAATAAACAGAGACTATATTAATTAGAAGTATTTATTtaagttaagaaaaaaaatatttctgaaccAACGTTTGTCTTTATATAAGATACAAAGCACAGCCTGCATGCAGAGGTTTGCATCTTTCAAAGGTGCAAAATGGCGTGTAGGCCTCAGTTAATACTCTTGCTGCAGTGAATGTATACAATTCCTGGAAAGTAAATGAATTTATTAACCAAAGACGATCTGATTTGCAGTAATGGGAGAGCAGTTTTTGTGTCACGATGTAGCGTGTCTCAAATGCAGGTCAAACAAAGTGTATTATTGGGCACACGTGGCTGCAGTGACTGTAGAGAGGAGCCGCCGTCACATCTACCTGAGCCTCATCTGAGACGTCTGCATGCTGGTGAAAGAGACCTTTTGATGGTGCTGTCTCTGTGTGCTCTGACAGTGGCATGACGGTGACAAATGGTAGTGAGGACAGATGATTGGCTGACCTCTAATTTTGGGGTGACATTGTGTCATGAACATTTTAGGGACAGGTCGTCATCCTGGGTCCTGTATTAACAGTGGAGTTGCCCATGTACACATGGCTCTTATGTCTTCATTTACCGTTGTTTTTCGTGACTTGAGCACATGCAAACCGGGATCTTAAGTCCATTGGAGATGAAAGTATTGAGAACACTGCCATAAGAAGTACATTATCTGCTTGTGTCTTCCATttcctcctcaccttcttcttcttctctctctctccaggacGTGAAGCCGTTCTCCATCATCTCCCTGTTGGAATGCAGTGTTCAGGATTGCCCCCCTGAGCTCTCAGGTCAGTCCAGCTTCACCCTCAGAGATTCCTCATCCACACACTCCTTCACCTGCGACACCTCGGAACTCAGACACCACTGGCTCACGCTTCTCAAAGACTCAATGAACGGTGGCTGTCACAAAGCCTTCGTCAATGGAAACAGCTGAACATtgacaacaaaagcaaacttttATCTTTCACTCTTCTTGCACTTTAATTGTGAAACGGTTTACagtgtaataaataaatgttttaacttGAGTCGGACGATCCATTTCGACAGGGGTTGTGAGATTAAGGTGCATGGATGTCGGGAAAGAAAAGACGGTTTGACACAAAAGAAGTTTTGTGGGTTCTTGGTCGTCTTTAGAAAACACATTCACTGGATCCCACTTCTGCACaaacagtgaaatatttacaaatcaATATCACAACAGAAACAGCTGGATATAAACGGAGTCACGTAGTGTTTCAGGCACCTTTTGGCCCGCTAACACCTTCACATCTGATGAGTGTGATATGTTTGAGTTGGAGCTTTGTAACAGAACTACTGTCCAGTCTCTTAAAAGCGGACGTCCCACTAAacacaatggaaaacaaaacagggctGGCACTGGTCACGTTCGCAGTCAGAACCTTCTGTCCCTTTCTGCGTCAGCGCCCTGCCACATCTGCTTCATCAGTTGCGTGAATAAGAGGTCTCCGACTTCTGAGTCACCTTCCGTAACTCGCAATGTAGCAGACTTCAGCGACAGACTGGGAGAGGATCGGTGGTGtccttcagctgcagcacagctgCTCGGACACCATCAGTGTGTCATATCCAtaaatgtccagcaggtggagcAAGAAGAGCCTGTCGCCATGAGGGTCCAGGCCCATGGCCCTCACGCTCTCCTGGGTCAGGGTGGGATCGCAGCTCCCCGCCACCTCGCTGAGCGTCTGGAATATTCTGTTGTTCTGCTCCAAGAAAAACCTACAATAGGAAGTTTTTGATCAGCATGAACAGTCCGTTTTCTTACTTCTTTTTAAGGCTACATTTCTTTCTGTGTATGGACAAGTTTAGCCTGTGCAGCTGATGGCAGATCTACCAAATTGTCTTGGAATCAAGACCCAAAGCTATTTCACTACCAGCAATTGCATACATTGACCATGCAACACTTAAGGTGGTCTCTTGTTGACTTTTTAATGACAGAAGCTTATTTGATAAGAACTCATTCTGCCTCGGCTTGCTTGGAGACATTAGCTCTCCCAGGTCTGTCCCTGGCTTCCTCCCAGTTGCTGGGACCCTGCAGATAAATTTGGGTAATTTCACCCGCCTGTTGCTGCGACCTTGTTTTGTCACTTTGTGTTTGGGTTCAGCTCATTCTTCACTACAACAGacagtcctcatgactgaagctacacaaatctgtctgtctctctcgcGCTCCATCGATCTCATCTCAGGATCTCCTGTCTGGACAGACCTTTTCGCTCTTTCACCAGTGGGAAATGAGGGTCTTGGCCTAATGAGATCCTGAGGTCACCAAAACTAAAAACTGCTGAGAGCAGAGTCATTCCGCCAGTCACTCACTTCACCCTCGTACTTACAGTATGAACAAATCTTCTTCACTCGACACACAGTCGCCGTTTTCCTCTTGAGAGTACAGCAGCATCTGTCTGCACAGATATTTTAATGTCAGTTTTTACAGTgacataacattatgaccacttggATGATGTCAAGTGGAATCTGGAACTTCAGCTTGTGTGGGGTTTTGTTGTTAAAGGTGCCataacacaccaaaaatgatcaAAATATCTTTTTACTGAGCTGGTCATCTCACTCAAGTTAGGTGGTTCGGCCACTCTTCTAAGGTCTAAAGGCCTTGTATTAGTTTCTTTACACTGGTTTATTTCTGTTCTTAGTGTACCTCCGCCATCTTGACTTCTATTGCCCATTGGCTCCTTAGAGATCATGCTCCCTGTCTCATCTCTTCATAAATTATTAGTATGGCCCCGTGGGTCTTTGAAAATACAGACCTAAAATaactatttttgtgtttttctaccCCGAAGCTAATAGAAATGACATTGAAATCCCAAATTAATTAAAGCTTTCAATGTGAAATGCTCATTTCAACAGTATTTTTGTCAATCATAATAAGTACCTGAAGTGGCTTTATATCAGTTTCATATTTTACCCATATTTCTGCATCCAAGATATTCACACTTCCAATACGTGTGATCCATATGAGAGAATAAAAGGTatataaactgaaaaaaaaatacgtaATCAAATTCCTTTTTACCTTTGTTTTGCAATATTTTAGCGACAATATAGTatttctctctcctgtctgtcagaCTTCACATGACATTTTATGTGTGCTAGACCGTCCCAGACAGGTGGGACAGTTTTAGTAAGTGGTGTCAGTAAACCGGTCACCTGAATCACATGTGGTCATAATGCCGCAGCAATGCTTTGACAGAGCCGGTCACAAAAGCTTCACAGCCTGTACTTGCCTCTGTTCAGTGAGTTTGCGATACTTCTCTCTGTCTGCGGTGCTGAGGCGCAGCAGAGGCTTCAGACCTTCCCTGTAGGTCTTTACATTCTGATTGTCCACGTAAACGTCATACAGATCCTTCTTCTCCTCGAAGATCTTCTCTGTTGTGCCTGGAAATCCAGACCGCGCATGAGCAACAACACAAAGTCTGTGACAGCACGCTAACTCACAGGCGACGTAAGAAAGCTCGTTCTCCAGAGCGCTGATGTCGGCAACGTTGACGTAGAAGAAGGGACGGAACTCCGGCACCGCCACGCCCACGCCTGGGATGGAGATGTTggccaggcagcagcagcagtacacTGGCCAGAGACTTAAGTCAGTCGCTGCTGGTTGGAGCTTGATGGTTGGTGTGGCTCACCTCTGTAGCAGACCACACCAACAGGCGGCGGCGAGAAGATGAGAATCCGTCTGCGGAGTAGCGCCAACTTCCACAAGACCATGATCTGCTCCCCGAAGAAGCGGATGAACTGTGACATGCATCCAGCTGGATGGGTGATCTGCCTCAGGAGAATATCATGAGTCCAACTGTAAAATATCAGGGAACAcgtcctcaccttcatctccgGGTGCATGCTGTGATTGATGGCCGCTCCCCAGGCGTTTGCTGGGCATGTGGTTACAATGTCCTCCCCACTGGGGGGCAGCAGTGCTCTCTTGTCCTCGTAAAAGGCTTCAAGTGGGGAGTAGTGACCTGGTGACTGTAGCTGGAGCCTGCAGGACCAAGGAACAGATGGGTGCAAAGATGGCTACGAGCCGAGTAACCAGATACACGTTTGCCTTTTTTCCTCATCACGAAATGTTAGTGCTACCAACCGCGCCAACAGATGGTACAGTCATATACAAACTATCGCTAATCCATTCTTCTCTATATTCAGTTTTTGGAATTTCATGAGCTTTATGTCAGTCTTCATAACCAAGTCATGTTTACCACTGACTGTTCTAAATTATGAAAACAGTTTGAGAAGAATGGATTTGGCCGACCTTTGTATCGCCAGACTGCTGGTTGCAGAGTTTTGGCTGGGTTTAAGGGCAAATCATAGGACTGAATAACTGAACAAAAATCGTCGTGTTGGAGCATATGTGCTGTGCAGTGGACTGGCGACCGGTTCAGTGTTTTTCCAGGTCATGCAAGGCAGAATAGACCTCGCAGGACGCTGAATAAGTGTTAAAAAATCTTACGTCTCAAAGTCGAGTTTTCAAGTGGTTGTCACGCAGAAACAACATGCCACACATTTTAGTGAGGAGAAACGGGACTCCTCTTTAAGCCCTCTTTTTCTGAATGACTGCAGATTGAGGTCAGTGAATGCACCACAGCTGAGGTACAccagtgaacacaaaacatgacaatatcgatgaaatgttttccaaacACTCACTGCTTAGAATCTGGCACAGACTGGTGAGCATAAATGGAAGTCATATGATGAACTCGGAAGGACAATGAGAGGAGTGATCTGGATTGGATCCTCGTGACACACAGAGGTCGGACAGAAGAGATGTGATGACACAATTGATTTGGCTAGTTTTCCAAGGGCTTGACTCTTGTCTACTGCTGAAAACCCCAGATGATGAGCATAAGAAAAAGCCCACGGGACCAATGCAGGATGGTGACCTTGTGTCTCTGTACTCTAAGCCAGGGGTCCCCCACTTGCAAGTTGGAATACAAAAGAACGTAATATGAGCAccttcagccatttttcaagtTTAACTCAACATTTCATCTGCTCAACCCCTCAGGTCAGGTGACTTAAATAtcgttgtttttcattcatttgaccTGTCAAGTAATGTCCCTGTAAAGCTTCATGTGAAGGAGGCATAATGGCGACCAACAGTGATGATGCACATACTTGACCTGATGCTCCAGGAAGCTCATGTAGCGGTAAAGAAGAGTGTAGGACGGCGACAGGATCCCGACCGACTTCATTCTAGCCCCTCGCTCCACTGTGCTCTCCACTGCCATATTGGCGAAGCATGCCAAGCCAAAGTATGAGCCTTTCCGGAAGTATCTGTGCACAGAcgagaggagacagaggagcGTGGCCTACCATGGGTCAAGGGGTACGACTAGATCTGGCCCAATGGCTTGAGCCCAGAGCGACACTCACATGAAGTCTGTGGTGACTCTGTGTGACCCGCTGGCTATGGCTTTGAACTCCACCCCCTCCAGGTCCATGTCTTTGGGTAGGCACCACTCCAGCATGTTGCCTGTCACAGACACAAGACAACACTGACCGTGAGTGACGTAGAACAGCCCATCTGAGAAGGATATCCATCAATGTTGCACATCCTGTTGAAGGAATGAAGAAAAAGCTGCCTTGTATAATgggcaaatatttaaaaaagcatcCAAAAAGTAAGATTAAGTTGAAATATTAGTCAGCATCCAATGGTTCATTGTTATTCAATAAAGGTTGCTCAAAGAAAGCTGTGTTGGATACTGTAAGATTTTAGTCGCAACGACAAACCTGACCTTCCTGGCAGCCTGTTCTTCAGCAGGAACCCAACAGGACTCATATTGATCTCCAGGCTcggtcctctgctgctgctggcaatGCTTCACCACATCTCCCATCACCTCCagtcactgacctctcctgACCCTCACCCTGCTTCACCCTTTCAGTAGcagcttttatatttggcaATAAAACACTTCCGACACTCCAGTGCTGTAACTGATCAATAAGAAGAAGAGCTACTATTTCATTAGGGCCCATCCGCTTTTAACTGTGGCCTCATTAAAAATGGATGGACCAACTGTCTCGGAAAACAGAGGGTGACTTCCTCCATCTGACGTGGAGATGACTCTTCTGTTGTTAAGCGACAGTTGATGAAATAATTTATGCTTCATTTAATATCAAGGCTGGCTGGTGTCTGGGTGGCTTCCTCACATCAGATCGTGAATAAAATGATACTGATAATTACATTGTAATAGAGGTGTGTTTTGGGTATTACAGGTTAGAATGTACCTGATCTGGTGTTGAATGCGACCACAAACACCGACACTATCTGGTCGCTCTCCTCCCATTTCACCATCTGGTCCTCCAGCGGCGCCTCCAAGGACTCCGGATCCGATAAATGCTCCTCTTCGCCCGTGAAAGTCTGGTCGTCTGCCCCGGTGTTGGGGCTCACGGGCGGGGCGCTGCAGCCATCAGACCTGGCGGGTCCCGAACTCCCCAGACCGCCGCCTCCGCTCCACCCGTACCCCGGCGACGCTGTTAGAACCCGGCTATTGGACGGGCTGGACAGCCGGTCCCTGCAAGGATGCGCCGCTTGTTCCTCATCTCCCGGCGGCTTCTCCGCGGACGGGACCTCCTCCCAGTCCAGCAGCGGGGCTCGATCCGACCGTTCCACCATCCTGCACCGCCTCGTCGCTCTCACCGCCGTGGGTCGTGAATGATGTCTCAGCCGACAGACTGCGGCTCCATCCGGGGTCGAGCCCTACACCCACACCGCTGACTTATTCCCAAGAGCTCTCGAGCATCGCATCACATCGTCGTCGTCTCCTTAATCCGCGTGTTCTGCACGGAATTAATCTGATGCTGTTTGGAGGAGAGGGCTACTCCTCCGTTTAATCTGAGGTGCGTTCAAGGCCATTCATCCGCGTGGTAAAATAAACCCGCGCCCTTGAATGCACCACGGTACTCAAACTTAATCTCAGCAATGCAGCGCCCTTTTCATTCATAGTTTATCATATTAAATGTTTCCATttgacaatttattttttattcagagGCGCCCTCAGAGGTTTGTTTGCATTCATAATGTGGGTTTGTGTCacaaaaatgtaacattttaaaGGCTATTAATTCTTGAAATATTGTGTCTAAATTGATGGGAAAATATTATCCATCTTTGCCTTTAAAACAACACGAGGTTGTCTTAATGAAACGTGTACACTATTTACTGTTCAGTGAATTTCTCTTATCTTATCGTTTCTTATCTTTTACTTTCCGGAATCTAATGATTCGCAGTTATTGATGAGGAGAAAGTGATCACCCTATCTAAAAAAATGttccttcattttcaatttGCAACTGATTTGTGTCCTGCAATTGAAGAGAATTTCATCGTTATTTTTATGATCGCCAGGTCGGACTAAACTATCGCGAGATGTCCCCTGGATGTGACGTCACTCAGCGCCACGTCACCACACGGAAGAGTCGCCCTGCCTGTTTGCACTGAGCGATAACAGCTTTCTCACAAAATGGGTAGGTTTTTGCACGAAAATGCGCATTTTAAGACCCAAACATACACCATAAGGCATTGTTCAGTATTTGTGCCCGTTGTCGTCTGTAGAATTGCTTGAATTATTGTCACTTTCGTTCGCCTGGTGTTGAATAGCGAACCACAGAGACGATGGCGTGTTTAAATATCCACGCTGACGCTTCTCTTGTGGTCACTTCCTTGCGTTCGCTACGCTTTGGACAGAACCAGTTGACTCTGTCGGTGACTGTATCATGCTACACGTGATACTGTACTTATACAGTAGGTAACTGGTGGGCTATAGAGCAAAGAAGGAAGCCATCCTTTCAGTGTATTCGCATATGACTGGAGTAAATGGCCTTTATTCCTCCCACTGTGGGGTAGTTCCGATGAACGTTCAGCTAGACGGGTTACAACTGTCTCTTTGTGGATTCGTATTACAACACGTATTCAGTTATTCGATGACTTTTCACAGTTGTGTCCATTGATGTTCAGGGTTATGGTACACTGACCGTGATGCAGACACACCCCACATTGACCTGCGGCTTGAATAAATACGTGTATTTCATTAAAACAGTTTGAATCAAGAGTACCTTCCTGCTCTCATTTTATCATATGTGAGCTTCTTGGTTGGAGATTAGTGCTGGATTTTTCTCCTGTGCATTGCCCGATATTGATAGATAAGACACGCAATTATTATTACTTCAAGTCTTATTTGCTGTGTGTAGTTTGAACAAGATTGTGAATAATGTTTATTATAATGTTCAATCTTTCCCAGCATTCCTTCCATATTCAAGTGGAATTGAcaatcatttgtttgtttattatctatttatacaatttatttacataatttattattatctatGTATTATCTATTTTCTatggatattttatttttttagttcatcatagaaatgttgatatataATGCGCATTTGTTTATTGACTTGGGTTATTTGGTGGCTTTTgacttcccttttttttctaatgctgatgctttgtggatgtcttggatgtttgttgtgtgtatctttaatatctttggtatgtgtcagtgtttctgttgtcattCGCTGCAGagacacgttgaatttccccagtGTGGGCCATCTAATAAAATCTAATCAAACTTGACTGAAATATCACTATTGAAAATCGAATCATTttctgaaatctgaatcaatgcCCATCATGAAGTGGTGAAAAACTTTACTTTTGTCATCTTTATTACTGACAAATATTAGTTACATTTAGAAGACGATCCCCTCATAAGTTGAATCTTGCAAAGAATCcatgtgtgtaaatgtgtttttctccccAGGTGGTTTCTTTTCCAGTCTATTCTCCGGCCTCTTCGGCACCAGGGAAATGAGGATTCTGATTTTGGGTCTTGACGGCGCAGGAAAAACAACCATCTTGTATCGGTTGCAGGTCGGCGAGGTCGTCACCACAATTCCCAGTATGTTAACCATTTGCTTTGTAATCCTGCTGCGTCACAGCGATACATGCTAATATGAAGAACTTTGACAGGGCTTCATGTGGAGTCACACTACATGTAGTAGTAGCAACATGTAGTAGTGTTTACTTGTAATGTAGAGGAGGGCATTTGTgacaaacaagaaataaaaagcGAAATCCAGACATTAAAGGATAAGTATTGCCTTTTGAGGTTTTGCAAATACATGTCCTTCCCCAGACCGTAAACATTTGACACAGGAGTGTGGCGACCCTCCCAAGAGAAAACTGGCTAACAAAGATTGTGTATTTTCTCCACAGCGATCGGCTTCAATGTGGAAACGGTCACGTACAAAAATCTTAAATTCCAGGTCTGGGATCTGGGTGGTCAGACCAGCATCAGGTGGGTCCGGCtgctctgttattattattacatctGTCTGACATGCGGTGGGAAATGCACACAACAGTACGGTGTTCAGCTTGATGTGTTGGATCTGCgccacatttctttcttttctgttcGTGGTGGgcaatttctttttatttcatgaggacattgtttcatctttatttttctttgccaAGCCCAAAACTGCTTCCATGTACCAGAGGGGTAGTTTCATCACATGACTGTATCCTGCCCGCTGATTGGCTTCTGGGGCTCAACGTTGTCAGATCTTTTACTCTGCGTGGATCCATATTAGCCATCTATAACCATCTAAAAATGTCTGTGGTTTGTGATAGTATACTGGATATTCGTCCTAAACTTGTGCATTTCTGTGCTCGCCCAGGCCGTACTGGAGATGCTACTACTCCAACACAGACGCCGTCATCTATGTGGTGGACAGCAGCGACCGCGACAGGATGGGCATCTCCAAGTCGGAGCTCGTGGCCATGTTGGAGGTAAGCACTGTTTTCCATGGGCAGCTTTGATTCAACGTTTGCCTCGGTTGGAAGCTCCCGAGTTGGAAGCTCCAGTTGTCATGGAAATCACATTCCTCTTTCTGATGTTTCTTGTCCAGCAGGAAAAGCAAGATTCCAAATTTGAAATCATCTTGTCATTTCAATACAAACCTGTGTGCAAGTGTTGTTTGCAGGTGTTTGCGCTGAGTTGTTCGCAAGTGAAGGGCTTGTAAATTGTGAGATGCTTGTTAGTGTGTATTTGTTAATGTCTACTTGCAGTCTTGTTTGCTTTACTGTTTTAGAAGAGCTCAAACTGCAGTTCAATATCACCGttttctggtgtgtgtgtgaacttttATAACCATACCTACTTGCCTTTTGAGGTTAAACCTCATATTTGAGAattaaaacctcaaaataactgggccattAGGTTTAAGGTTGGGTTGGTTGAGTCCTGGTAatggtgagccatttgttttggatgggtaggtttagggtgagaggctggggaaaaggatgaaagtcagtgaaatgtccccacaaagcaaagaAACATGGCGCGTGTGTGCGCCCGTGCGAGCATGTGTGTCTTTGTGAATGAGCGTGCGTTTTATCATTGTGTGTCAAAGCTTGTTTACTTTACAGGATATGCTCCTACTGCTTTGTAGCTAGTTTGTCTTACGACTTTGTCGGCTTATGTTGCTCGTGACTACGTTGGCTCACCTGCTTATTCTTGGTCGTgtgagtgttgtgttgttttaacTTAAAGTTTTGAATTTGAATCCATTACTTTTCGTGTAAAGAGTATCATCAAACTTGTGAGTCAGTAAATCctgatgtgtgtgtcaggaggaggagctaAAAAAGGCCATCCTGGTGGTCTTCGCCAACAAGCAGGACATGGACCTGGCCATGACTCCCGCAGAGGTGGCCAATGCTCTGGGACTTCCTGCCTTGAAAGACCGTAAATGGCAGATCTTCAAGACCTCGGCCACCAAGGGGACTGGCCTCGACGAAGCCATGGAGTGGTATGTTCCCGACATTCTGCCCCCGTGTCTCGTCGTCGTTTCTCTGACAGGTCTTCTTGTGTCCCCACAGGCTGGTGGAGTCTCTGAAGAGCCGACAGTGAGGCTCAGCCCCCTTTCTTTCTGTACATACTCCCCCCTCTCGCCCCTGCCATGTTCTGGACCAGTGATTGCACTCCTTGCCTGCCTTCTAGCCAGGACTGACCAGTGACAGCTGTCGGAAAACTCTGGAGTCGGGTGATTCCGCAATGcgtttgtcatgtgactgttcTATGGAATATGGTGCCTCTTGAGATTTTCCAGAAGTTGAAGATGGAACCAggagaaaagatgaataaaagtctgaatttctgattttgtttttcttcagtttgAAAATACCCTCTCTACAGTTGTAAAcccctcacttgagaacagAATCACCTCACTTTTGATGCCAACCACTCTGACAATTCTCTCTCCCAGAAACTGGACATTTACAAAAAGAATTAAGTCAGTAAAACGGCATTTATCAGGTCATCCCACCGGTGATGCCAAATCCCGTGAAAAATCAGCATCTATGTTTTGTATGAGAAACACAACCAACATAATCAAGTGTGTTGAGATCTGTCGTGGCTCAACACGTCTTAACAAATGATTTCGATGTTTTCTGTTAGCATATCTGGATTGGCATCATCACGTATTGTACAGACAGGTGTG
This window contains:
- the arl1 gene encoding ADP-ribosylation factor-like protein 1 — protein: MGGFFSSLFSGLFGTREMRILILGLDGAGKTTILYRLQVGEVVTTIPTIGFNVETVTYKNLKFQVWDLGGQTSIRPYWRCYYSNTDAVIYVVDSSDRDRMGISKSELVAMLEEEELKKAILVVFANKQDMDLAMTPAEVANALGLPALKDRKWQIFKTSATKGTGLDEAMEWLVESLKSRQ
- the LOC128757581 gene encoding DENN domain-containing protein 11-like isoform X2: MVERSDRAPLLDWEEVPSAEKPPGDEEQAAHPCRDRLSSPSNSRVLTASPGYGWSGGGGLGSSGPARSDGCSAPPVSPNTGADDQTFTGEEEHLSDPESLEAPLEDQMVKWEESDQIVSVFVVAFNTRSGNMLEWCLPKDMDLEGVEFKAIASGSHRVTTDFIYFRKGSYFGLACFANMAVESTVERGARMKSVGILSPSYTLLYRYMSFLEHQVKLQLQSPGHYSPLEAFYEDKRALLPPSGEDIVTTCPANAWGAAINHSMHPEMKITHPAGCMSQFIRFFGEQIMVLWKLALLRRRILIFSPPPVGVVCYRVYCCCCLANISIPGVGVAVPEFRPFFYVNVADISALENELSYVACTTEKIFEEKKDLYDVYVDNQNVKTYREGLKPLLRLSTADREKYRKLTEQRQMLLYSQEENGDCVSSEEDLFILFFLEQNNRIFQTLSEVAGSCDPTLTQESVRAMGLDPHGDRLFLLHLLDIYGYDTLMVSEQLCCS
- the LOC128757581 gene encoding DENN domain-containing protein 11-like isoform X1; translated protein: MVERSDRAPLLDWEEVPSAEKPPGDEEQAAHPCRDRLSSPSNSRVLTASPGYGWSGGGGLGSSGPARSDGCSAPPVSPNTGADDQTFTGEEEHLSDPESLEAPLEDQMVKWEESDQIVSVFVVAFNTRSGNMLEWCLPKDMDLEGVEFKAIASGSHRVTTDFIYFRKGSYFGLACFANMAVESTVERGARMKSVGILSPSYTLLYRYMSFLEHQVKLQLQSPGHYSPLEAFYEDKRALLPPSGEDIVTTCPANAWGAAINHSMHPEMKITHPAGCMSQFIRFFGEQIMVLWKLALLRRRILIFSPPPVGVVCYRVYCCCCLANISIPGVGVAVPEFRPFFYVNVADISALENELSYVACTTEKIFEEKKDLYDVYVDNQNVKTYREGLKPLLRLSTADREKYRKLTEQRQMLLYSQEENGDCVSSEEDLFILFFLEQNNRIFQTLSEVAGSCDPTLTQESVRAMGLDPHGDRLFLLHLLDIYGYDTLMVSEQLCCS